The DNA sequence caacatcatatggcatgcaattaacaattaaaggtggaatcatgcttgcatgtacttaaaaacaaaacattaccatgaaattcaaagcctagtagattggtgaaccaataatcaactcaaaacaaagtgagttgaaattattacctttgtagattcctctttgcataagcaaaggctaatcacccaaagagatagggccttcattccttgcttcttagatccatggatttggatggaaaaataggtttctccaagttcccaaaatagggaacctctaagtctcttcaccaaggtttgattgtagaagaaatgagtgaccttggagtagtaggattgctagatgtaccctccaaggtgttggcctctttagagagaaaatggagagacaattctcaccaattttcccccaaaataaacccttttaatccttaatgaatatttggctataaagtcatttatatagtcacttcttttgtgacctaaataaccaaaaccctaattcatcacaatatggccggccatttagggagttttgggcttttgggctttaatgaatctttattcattaaattgtcatacaacttaagttaatgggcttgacgttcgaagcccattgggccttaaggtccaaaactatcccgaagtcatttaacgaacttattcgtttgattaattaacatattaattaatccttgccataaataaatgattaaaccatttaatcattcttactcatttccgtttaatcttcaatctctaccttttatggtgtgcgatccattaggttccttttagcgaggtagtgggcgattaaaaccattttacatcgattgtgaattgaaactattttcaattctccctttagtgattacacacgtttagggcttccacaaaccatgagtgacacctagcagcatatcatggttacccaagctaatcagaagaggatagagaacctattcagttcgggattacaaatgcaatacggtctttctctaatctaatactcttgaccacattgtttggtatgatagtttatttactcatgtctactatccaatgtaaatcgtttgcttatatgatttccttgaatgtgatttggaacgcattccctaatctcattcatactctggccagagattccaaatcatatcatagagtattctccctcaactgtttgaaggttagagatcccttgttgcgcattcacttgtctccatagctaagtggcttaaccccaacgatgccgtggacaccccgagggggtgactttgacataatcaaagatcaaggacttaaccacaagacaattgtgatgcctcaggtcaaaggactactttgcattatcccaaccatgagttcttatgtgacatggaatatgagaactcttcgttgatcacgttcagtgtactcattctctattgagcacctacgtacttgtcttgatgtcacacacaccaatgactcgagactaatcactctccctgagagaagacatagtacgtaccgatctttacggactgtcaatgcccaattgacaatcctatgatcaggaacatttaggatgtgtctacgaaagaatggtctcatgaatctaacttcattagattacattctcccaatcacatattccttggactttttcgtttaagcatataacatttatatgagacggctcaaacaataatgtatgccctttatatgtaaaactagattagtttaacatgtgaaatgtccgtaaagtatcatcacatgattggctttagggcacatttccaacaccctggaacgcgaccgataaagcaaactcaaaggcgttatcgatccgagctcattccacaaatcgaggcaaagattgacaagctaattgAAGCAGGATTCATTCGaaaggtgcaataccccaagtggatctccaacatcgtcatcgtccttaagaaatctggacaaatacgtgtttacGTAGACTTCCGGGACCTCAATGACGCTTGCCCGAAGgacgacttccccttgccaatcatcgaaatcatggtgggcgcaaccactggccacaaAGCACTGTctttcatggacggctcttctggatacaatcaaattcgtatggctctcgaagacgaggaactaacagcattccgcactccaaaaggtatctactattacaaggtgatgccatttggtctaaagaacgctggggctacatatcaacgcgcaatgcagaaaatcttcaatgacatgctacacaagaacgtagaatgttatgtggacgatgtggtggtcaaaacaaagaaaatattagatcacttgaaggatttgcgagtagtgttcgaaaggctatgaaaatacaacctcaagatgaacccgttaaaatgtgcgtttggcgtcacctccggaaagttcctcggcttcattaTCAAGTACCGTGATATTGAAGTGGACtaataaaaaatcaaggccattcaaagcatgcctgagccaagaaacctgcacgagctgaaaagtctacaaagacggctagccttcatcagacgcttcatctctaaccttgcagggcgttgtcaaccgttcagccAACTCATGAAGAAGGACGTTCCGTTTGTATGGGACAaagcatgccacaatgcttttgaaagcataaaaaagtatttgtcaAGTCCATCTGTCTTGGGGGCGCCTGTGcccgggaaaccactcatattgtacatcgtcGCTCAGGAAAtttcagttggagcactcttggcgcaAGAGAATGAATCTTAAAAAGAATGAGCGCTTTACTACCTCAGCCGAACCCTCACCGGCGCcaagttgaactactccccaatagaaaagatgtgccttgccttagtgttcgccatccagaaacttaggcattacatgcatgcttacatcatccacttggttgctaaagctgacccggtcaaatacgtcatgtccaaaccaGTCTTGACAGGGCGACTCGTTAAATGGGCGCTGCTGCTTAACCAAaatgagatcatctacgtcccagctaaagtcGTAAAGGGACAAGCACTAGCAGACTTTCTTGCCGATCACCCAATCCcagctgattggaaaatctcagatgacttgcctgacgaggaagtgttctacatcgacatcttcccgacatggacgatgttcttcgatgGATCTGCACGAGTAGACGGAgcaggggcaggagtagtattcatgtcgccacaaaggcagatattaccttattcctttcaactaagcgaattatgctccaacaacgtcgctgagtaccaagtaCTGATCATCggactccaaatggcgatcaacatgggAATCACAGCCCTTGAGGTATTTGgagactccaagctcataatcaatcaactcttaactgaatatgaggtgaggaaagatgatctcatcccatacttccggctggcaactcaactgctacaagagtttgagattgtgacactagaacatgtgctaagaaaagaaaatcaaatggcagacgcttttgccaacctagcctcaagcatgacattagaagaagacgaagctgcagacgtgccagtctgccaaagatgggtgatcccccTCGTCACCGAAATGCTActggatgatacaaatgtcatctcggTACTTCTAGTCGatgttgaagaatggagacaacCGCTGATCGATTACTTAgagcatggaaaacttccagacgatcctagacaccgctctgaaatacgtcgacgagcacctcacttcctctattacaaagaaacactctaccgacgctctttcgaatgagtacttctgagatgcctaggtgaggaagaagttaatcaagccatagaagaagcacactcaagcgtatgcggggcgcatcaatttggaccaaagctacattatgggttactactggccaagcatggtgaatgAATGCCTagaacatgccaaaaggtgccaagcctgccaattccacgccaacttcatacaccaaccacctgagccattacaccctacagctgcttcatggccatttgaTGCATAGGGATTGGACATCGTAGGACCAATTACTCCGAAGTCATttgcaggagaagcttacatcctagctgcaacagattacttctccaagtgggctgaagccataaccctaagggaagtaaagaaggaaactgtcgtccgtttcatcaaggagcacatcatccaccgatatgggatgcctcgctacatcatcactgaAAAAGGAAAGcaattctccaaccgactcgtggatgagctatgtgagaaatacaagttcaagcagcataagtcttccatgtatcatgccccggccaacggtcttgcagaggcattcaacaaaacattgtgcaatctcttaaagaaggtaatcggccgaacaaagagagactggcatgaaagaataagcgaagcactttgggcatatcagacgacacataggactcctacccaagctacgccttattctcttgtatatggcgtggaagctgttctaccgcttgaaagtcaaatcccctcactgagAATGGccatacaagaaggcttgactgatgaggagaatgcaaagttgcgccttcaagagttggaagcactcgacgaaagaaggctcgaagctcaacaacacttggaatgctaccaagcacggctatccaaggcattcaacaagaaggtccgcccaaggcctttccaaactggagatctctTCCTcgcattgcgtaggcctatcatcacaactcacaagacgaaaagcaagttcacatcaaagtgggatggaccatacgtaatacaagaggtctacaccaatgacgcctacttaatcatggcagaagacggcttgaagattggccctatcaatggaagattcttgaagtgctactacccctaaaaggcgacaaccaaagctcctggcccgcaagagcataaactgtgtacggcaaaatcatcataaaaaaaaaatgcatttgaactacgttatgacttgatctctccTCAACAGAGGGTAcataggcaacttgaaacgtcaaaacttcaacacaccatctaaaaaaaaaaaaaaacactttgaagaatgaagagcaaattcaagaatgtaaatactttatttctttgaaagaaGGAGTCGGCTCCAAAAGccatattacaaaaaaaaaaaaaaaacagaagataCTACCTGAAAACTATGTCCCCAAAACTACGAAGACGATCTTCAAGCAAGctttccaaagtcttcaaagtcttTGCCTCGGTGGGAGACAAGATGGGCAACTCCGTTGTCATGCATTTCTCTTGTTCTAGGCGTGAAATCTCCTCCTGGTACTGAGAAAGTGTAGTTCCCTGCTCCGCGAGAACACTTTCAAGTTGCGATGCTTCGATTACCAACTGCTCTTGCTCTCTCGCCAACGTATCTAGACGCACCTAGACAAAAGATAAAGAAGTCTCTGTAACTTGATAATCTCCCGAAGCACCTTGCTGAGAAGACTGGACTTGAGCCAGTGACGAGTTTATTGTTGCTAGCTGATGAGCTCTAACATCTGGACTCAACTTCTCCAAGGAAATAAcacgcaaggaagaatactcagtcCAGGCGACCATAAGTTCGgcaatcttgatcttcaaggatgaagagtcaacgttaaggttgtcaatcacAGAAACAAGCTTCGACAAATCCTCATTGAGCAACGTAAGGTTTTCCAACGGGCACTTAGAAATCCTTTCTCTATATGGCTCTTGATATCCATTGCCGGACTAAGACTGATGCGATGGATGACTTGCTCAGTATCGCTAAGGTTCGGCCCTCTCAAAGAGATCTCAGAGCTAGCTGGCAAAGGTGTTGGACCCATGACGGGTTCTTGCATAACTTTACCTACACATGGCAAACTTGGGAAGTTCGGCGGATTTGGAACAAGCTCTGCACCAGGCGGATCCCCGATCTCCCTGTCTGTAGGTAGTTCACCCCAAATAGCATCTCTGTATAGGAATAAACATCTGCAGTTaccaaatcaaaagaacaagaaggcccaacctaaagaagacaaagaaaaatgtTAGAAACGAAACCAAAATAATGAAAGCATAAGAAATCAGGAGAGAAAATGAAGTatatacatctctctcaaatggCACACGGTCATTGAGTAGAGGAGGTCTaaacacttctttcttcttatgacgaaaattgacatcGCTGTCAACCTGAGCATCCTCAAGTGGTCACTTGTTTGAAACTTGTTGACGCTGTTGCAAAATAAATCCATCTTCGTGCGAGTCAACTTCATCTCCCGCCTCTTCAGAAGCATCCGGATGTCGAGGAGACAAGTATGGGTGTTGAGGAGCTAAAGCTACAGATCTATCTTGTAAGGGAGCCGTACTGGTGCAATCAAGAGCTACCACTTGCATAGGAACCACATGACAACCCTCTCTCGACATATCATTGCCCGAGTGAGAAGAATTGGTACCACTTGCCATCCCCAAGTTCTTATAATatacctttgaccaccaacAAGCATAAATACGGGTCACTGGATTACTCTTGAACTCGTCCTTGGCTGGCAGCGTGATAACAACATTTGTACATGCACGGgtacaagactcccaatgcatatacACGGCTTGCAAGAATGCTGATTGGTTCTTTTCCTTCAGCTTGCCTGGCAAgttttggacaaaaccaaattgcctgctGAAACGGTGGGGACTATATGACTGAACAATGCATCGGTCTTCTTTCCGCAAAGAAACAAACCCCGAACGAAGActtataagataagacaagtctgACGAGCGAAGATGCAAATTGTTTACGATGCCTCGCCGCACCGAGCCAACTCTCGCTAAGGGGtccatcctcaaatcttcacaactTTCAAATAGCGCTCGTGCCTGCAAATCATCAAGGCTCTTCGCGGAGAACACGCCAGAATACTTCGTCATCAAAGGCTCTATCTTGGCTGCAGTCgatgaagaaggccttgactTGTCTAGGGTCGTCAAAGAAAAGTGAGTGCCAAAATattcacccaaccaaccatacacatagtggtaaggAAGCACCGCAGCACGATCTTTAGTGCTTGCCGAGTTCGAAACAATGCTCAAACCATTGTAAATGTTGGCTAAAACCAGaatagcaaggctaaaagactcacctgcagccatcttgctagcaaTTTTGAAAACTCCAAGACGAACTAAGTTGACGTCGCACGTcgggaaaacaaacttacaaagccaacaagctatGAAAGCAGCTAGGTAAGACTCATCCACATGCTCTGATACtatgccaagatcctcaaaCGCTCTTAACTCGTTAGAAGAGCGGCGCCTGGTTGAGCCAATAACACCGGACGGGTCTGAGTCTCCCTTTGGCCTAGTGGTCTTGTTACGACAACTTTTCTTCGAAGACTTTTTATACCTCATGGCCTCCCAATACCAAAATCGGATTCATGAGGAAATCCTCACGCCTGATTTACCTTGA is a window from the Malus domestica chromosome 16, GDT2T_hap1 genome containing:
- the LOC139193074 gene encoding uncharacterized protein, which codes for MCLALVFAIQKLRHYMHAYIIHLVAKADPVKYVMSKPVLTGRLVKWALLLNQNEIIYVPAKVVKGQALADFLADHPIPADWKISDDLPDEEVFYIDIFPTWTMFFDGSARVDGAGAGVVFMSPQRQILPYSFQLSELCSNNVAEYQVLIIGLQMAINMGITALEVFGDSKLIINQLLTEYESMLKNGDNR
- the LOC139192671 gene encoding uncharacterized protein, whose amino-acid sequence is MRYKKSSKKSCRNKTTRPKGDSDPSGVIGSTRRRSSNELRAFEDLGIVSEHVDESYLAAFIACWLCKFVFPTCDVNLVRLGVFKIASKMAAGESFSLAILVLANIYNGLSIVSNSASTKDRAAVLPYHYVYGWLGEYFGTHFSLTTLDKSRPSSSTAAKIEPLMTKYSGVFSAKSLDDLQARALFESCEDLRMDPLARVGSVRRGIVNNLHLRSSDLSYLISLRSGFVSLRKEDRCIVQSYSPHRFSRQFGFVQNLPGKLKEKNQSAFLQAVYMHWESCTRACTNVVITLPAKDEFKSNPVTRIYACWWSKVYYKNLGMASGTNSSHSGNDMSREGCHVVPMQVVALDCTSTAPLQDRSVALAPQHPYLSPRHPDASEEAGDEVDSHEDGFILQQRQQVSNK